In Candidatus Syntrophosphaera sp., the genomic stretch CCCAGGGAACTTTCCCGCATCGGCGACCTGATCCGGGAACACGGCCTCCAAGCCATCTTCGTTGAACCACAGATGGACCGCAAATCCGCGACAGTTCTGGCCGATGAATTTGGCCTGGAGATCATCGAGCTCGATCCTTTGGGCTACTCCTTCAAACCCAAAACCATCATGGACGTCATCCTCAACAACTGGGAGGGCATGAAACTCAGCTGGCAATGAGGCACAGCAAAGATGATCAGGATCAGTGGCCTTTCCCATTGTATAAACTCAATGCCTGTCCTTGAGGACATCAACCTTGAGCTGACCGATGGCGAGTTTGTGGCCATCATCGGTCCCAACGGCGCTGGAAAATCCACCCTGATCAAGCTGATCCTGGGGTTTCTTCCCCTGCAAGGAGGAACGATACAGATCGATGGGATCCCCCATCTGGACTGGTTGAAAAAGAATCCGATCGGATACCTGCCCCAACGCGAGGATTTTGACCGTCGGTTTCCGGCCCGGGCTTTGGACCTCGTTTTAATGGGCCTGGCGGGTGAACTCCCTGTGGGAGCCAGATTCAGGCCCCAGCACCGCAAACGCGCGCTCCAGGCCCTGGAAACCACCCAAACAGCCTATCTGGCCGGAAAATTCATCGGATGCCTCTCCGGAGGTGAATTGCGGCGTGTTTTCCTGGCCCGCGCTTTGGTCTCAGACAGCAAATACCTGATCCTGGACGAACCTGAAGCCTCGGTCGATCTGCCCGGCGTACAAAGCTTCTTCACCTTGCTCAGAGAACTGAACAAGGCCGGAAAGACCATCATCACTATCTCCCACGACCTGAACACCCTCACCGATTACTGCAGTTTTCTGGTTTGCCTGAACCGGCGCCTGCACTGCCACAGCCAAACCGAACTGGTAAATGCCGAGATCATCCACAAAACCTTCGGCCAGGACGTGCGCGTGATCATGAAGGACTATTGACGATGCTATACGCTTTTCTGGTCCATGCGCTGCTGGCAGCCGTCCTGTCTTCGGTATCCCTGGCATTGTTTTCGCCGTTTGTGACCCTGCGCCGCATTTCCTACATGGGCGAAGCGCTTTCCCACATCGCGTTTGCGGGAATCGCCATAGCCCTGCTGTTCAGCCTGAACCTGCAGCTCACCACCCTGCTCTTCGTGGTCGCCGTCAGCCTGGCCATCTCCTGGCTGGCCCGCAGGCACAAATTGGAGGAAGCCAATACCATCACCATCTTCCTCAGCGTTTCCATGGCCCTGGGCATCATCCTCATCTCCCTGAAACAGAGCTATAGCTTCGACCTGGCCAGTTATCTCTTCGGTAATGTGTTGATGGTCACAATTTCCGACCTCTGGCACCTGGGGATCTTGCTGGTGGTGAATCTGGCCTTCATCTTCCTGCTCTACAAGGAACTCTTCTATCTCTCATACAACGCGGAAATGGCGCAGTTTTACAGGCTGCCGGCCAATATGGTCAACCGCCTCTTCATGATCCTGCTGGCTGCCAACATCGTCATAACCCTGCGCTCCGCGGGGATCATCCTGGTGAGTGCCCAACTGATCCTGCCTGCCGCAACTGCCTTCAATCTGGTGAAAAGGCTGGACCATGCCGTCCTGGCCAGCGCTCTGATCGCCATTCTGGCCGCTGTTGGTGGATTCGCCCTCTCCTGGTGGCTTAATCTGCCCACCGGCGCCAACATCGTGGTTCTGGAATTCCTCTTTTACCTGATCAGCCTCGCACTGAGTAAAACCATTCTGGCCAAGTCCGTGGCTTAGCAAGCCATTGAGCAGCTTGCCGAAGCTGATTCACTGCTTTCCAGCTGCATTGGCATGCTGCTCTACCATCGGACTGGTCTATAGGGGCCTGCCGACGATGAATTTGACCATGAAATCAGGCGCGTAGCTGCTTTTAGCCTGCCTCAGGCCCTCCAGGCCCATGTCCTGCTCGCGGTTGATCCATTTGTATCTGCCCCGCAAGCGCCTGGCCGTCTCCCAATTGATGATCTGGGCGCTGCCTTTCATGTCCGGATCGAATTTTTCAAAATGGATGTTCACCATGTCGGTAGTAATCTCGCTGAAGATCGCGTAGGCCGAGATCAGGTTGTGGTGGCAGATCAAGAGCCCATCCACGGGGATCTGGTCCCAAAGCTCCAGGGTGTTGCAGATGGCCTGGAATTCGGTGTTCAGATAGATCCCCTCCACGTTGCGCTCCCTTTGCCATTTTTGCGTGAAGCGCCTGATCACATCGAGCTTGGCAGGCGTGATGGGCAGCACGGTGTAATCCGGATAATTTCGCACGAACTGGGAGATCAGGTTTTTCTTCTTGGCCAGCTTTTTGCCGCTCAGGTTCACCATGCTCTCGACCGCGTAGACATAGTCGTCCCAATCCCGGATATGCTCGATCTGGAAGTAATCCCCCAGGTCCGGATTGGTGGTTTCCCAATCCTCCGGGATCAGGATCAGTTCCGCCTCGGGACCGGTACTCCGGTAGATGTCGATCAATTCAAGCAATTCGGCTGAGCTTAATCCCGGCCCGACGGGATAAAAGACATAGTCATATTTGGGATTGACCAGGATCAGATGATCGCGCCAGATGGCGTATTGGTTGTTGTAAATGCGGCCCCAGGTCATCAGATTGCAGATGGAATAATCGCAGGCCTGGCGTGGATGTTTGACCAGATACTCGCGCAGGATGGGAATGTCGGCCGGACCGAGGGATTTGAGGTTCAGCATGTCCGACGCGTCAGTCCTGTTTGAGCAGGAAGGGCGTGTAACCCTCCATCCGGGCAAAGCCCAGGGATTCGTAAAACCTTTCGTAGCCAGGCTCGGAGATCAGACCGATCCACTGGATCTGGTCGGCCTTGAGTTTTTCCAGCAACTTGCCAATGATTGCCTTGCCGATACCCCTGCCCCGGTAATCGCTATGCACAACGACATCCTGGATATAGGCGTCGCTGACCCCGTCGCTGATGGCGCGCCCCATTCCGACGATCTCCTCTTTGTCTTCCGCGATCACAAAGCAGTAGGTGTCCGCCATAATCTTTGCGACTGTGGCAAGGTACTCCGGATTCTCGTCGGTCTGCCACCAACCGGGATGCCGGTAGAGAGCCAGAATGGCTTCCGGATTCGCTTCCTTGACGATGCTTATCTTTATGTCAGGCATAGTGTTGATTCCTTTGCGATTCATTCTCTGGCCTGCATGTCCAGCCGCAATCTCCGTGTTTTAAGAAACCATGCCAGAATTCCCCCCTTTTTGTCAAGTGCCTTTCCTGCCGGGACGCTCAATTCTGCAGGAAGAGGGGCAGGGTGTATTTCAGCTTGAGGTTGTGGTCCAGGTCCGAGGCCCCGCTATCCAGATCGACGGAAAAGCTGGCCTGGTAATCCACCCAAAGGCCTTTCTGCAACTGGAAATAAAGCCCCAGCGTGCCGGAGCCGAAGTTCTCCGCCAGCCAGCCGTCATGGGAATATTGCAGCTCGAGATAGCTGTTGATGAGCGGGCTCTTCAAAACAAAGCGCAGAGGCGCGAATACGCTCAGGTGGTTTTCCCCCTCATCCCTGAAATAACGTACCGAAGGGCTGAATATGTATTGCGCGGTGGTGGAGCCCAGCAAAGAATTGGAGAGTGAAAACCAGTTCTGCCAGGCCTCGAAGCGCGCTTTGCTGGCCAGAGAATCAGGCGAAACGGCCACCACAGCGGTGGAAAATTCGATCCGGAGCTTGTTCCACTTGTCTTTGTTGTCCTGGATCATTTCCTGCAGCTTGGCATTGATCCCATAATCATCGTCGAACTGGGACATCAGGGCTTCCAGCGCATCCGGGTCATCGGCCAGATCTGGGTCCGCGTACAACTCGGCATTCAGGTAGCTCTGCTGGGCGCGGAAATAGTCTTCAAAGAATTGCGGCCAGGCCCGGTTGAAATTCCCTTTGGGGTCAGCCCGGTCGATAAGCTTCAGGCGCAGGCCCAAAGAGGCTTTCCGGCGCCCGTCATCCAAGCCGGTGGTGGCCAGGGACAGCCGGGAATTAAAGAATATCGGGCTTCTGTGGTAGTCCTGCAGGGTGATGTCCTTCTTGTAAAGCAGCAACGGCGCGATCTCCAGCGCGAAGGTCTCAGGAATGATGGTCGTTCCAGAGGCCAGGTCGGATATGCTGACGGACATGCCGTTGTCATCGATCGGAGGCAGGGTGGAGCTGGGTTCCACGCCCAAAACCATATAGGCCGGGACCTCGGGCACCCCGTAGATCCGGAACAGCTCTTCCAGCGGGATGTTTTCATAATAGGTGTCAGTCAGAGCTCCCAGGCCAAATGAGATTGTAATCAAAAGCAGTATGACCGGGAGTCGCCTGATCATTCCTGGCCTCCGAGCTTGTACCGGATGATGATGTGCTCCATATGCAGCAAGTCGCGCAGGGGTTTGGCCTTTTCCTGGAAAAAGACCTGCTCCTCCTCCAGAAAAACCTCCAGGGATATCCTGCATTCCTTGATCATGGCATCCACGAAATAGAAGCTGGACCGCATCTCGATCCTGCCTCCGGCCAGCTCGGAAGGAGGGGTTTGGATGGTTTTGCGGTAGATCATCGGCTCTTCCAGCTTCTTGAAATCGTAGGGGGTCTCGATCTCCAGGCCAGCACTGCTAAACGCATGCACGGAAAAGGCGCCCTTGACCACACCCATGCTCTGGCGCACGATGAACTTGTATTTCTCTTCAACCAGTTCAGCAACGCTGTCGCCATCCGTAACCACCGGCTCGGGTTCTGGTTCCAGCAATTCTTCAAACACTCTCATTGGGTCCTCCCATCTTCATTTGACTATCGCCATCCGGCGATAAAACGTCTCTGCGCCAGCTTTGAGCCGGCACAGATAGATCCCGGCCCCGGCTTCACGGCCGGACCGGTTGCGCCCGTCCCATTCCAAGCTGTGGCTTCCCGCGGGCAGGTTGGAATCGATCAGTTCTGCCACTTTCTGCCCCCGGAGGTTATAGATGCTGATCCGGACAGGCTGTGCCGATCGAAGCTCAAAGCTGAGAGTGGTTTTAGCGCTGAATGGATTGGGGTATTGCTTCAAACCGCTGATGGCGGCCGGAACTGTGTCCTCTGGATTGGAAACATAGGGTGATTGGAGTTGGACCTCGATAACCGCGGCTCCCACGACGCCGCGGCCCAGCGCGTCGGTCCAGGGCCGGTCCGGTTCCGTAAGCCAGCTGTGGCCGCATACACCGTTGGTATCGAAATGGATGATCTGATACTCAAAGAGGTCCAGGATCACAGCGATCTGCCCGTTCAGGACCACATCGCTGTCCACGTCGAGCTCGAACCATTGCCCCAGGTCGCACATCACGTCGCCGATATCCAGCAAGGTCTGGCTGGTTATGGCCCCTTCGGCGAAGCGGTTCACCTTGATATTCACCAGGCCCGGCACTGCCGGAAAGCCCCAGGGATCGGCGGAAAGCATGAAAGCCACTTTTTTGAGATTGAAATCCTCAGCGCCGAGGTTGAAATCCACCGCCGCCTTGATCGGAACGGCGCCCCGGCCAAATTCGGAGTGCACCGGAGCGTCGCTCAACCAGTTGAACCAAGTTGGCTGCTGGGGATCGACCATCCGGACCCGGGCTTGCCGGACTGAGCTCAAGCCGGAGCCCGTGGTGGCGCGGACCTTGATCTCGTGATGGCCGGGAGTGAGGAAGCCATCCGGAATGTCCAACACATACGGGCTTGAGTAGAGCAGGCCCAGGATCATCCCGTCCAGGCTGAACTCCACGGACACGATAACATCCCCGGGAGCCGTGATCTCCGCGCTGATCTGATGTTCGCCGGGAGTGAGGATCTCCCCGTCCGCGGGGCTCAGGTTGCCGATCTGCGGAGGCAGCGGACCTGAACTTTGGCCCAGGATGAAAGAGATGGTCCCGCCGGCCTCTGAAATGCTGTGGATGTTCACGGGAATGGGATTTCCGGAGCCAAGGAAGCAGTTGGGGTCGCTGAACTGGTTGAATTCCGTGCGGCTGCTGTCCAGGCTGAAAGCGGCTTGCGCGATCAGGCCGTTGTTCGCTGGCCCGCCTTGGGGACGGAAGACGTATACCTCGTCCGGAGGGCCCTGCGCGTTTCCGTTTTGGGCTTCATTGATCCGGTGGATGAGGAGTCCGGAGCCGGGCAGGCCTGCCTCAAAAATGTCGGAATCCTGCTTGCGGTATTCCAGGACCAGGTATTCAGTCCCGGAAAGCGGTACGCGATAGGCGTTGTTGGTGGCCGAGGTAACCGGACTGAGGGTATGGAAGCCTTCTGAGATGGTGGGTATGGGGCTTATCCAGCCGCCGTAGCGCGCTTTCATGTGCATGCCCATATGCCCGTTGCCGCTTTCCATGATGTCCCAGCAGCCGGCCGGGGTGAGCCCGTCAAAATTGTAGTGGTAGAGGTCCGGCGCGCCCACGGAATGGAACATCTCGTGGCAGAGGGTGCGCACGCTGTTCTGGTTTTCCGGCTGGAAGGTGAAATCCCAGACCATCTTGCCGTTGATGTACACATCCTGGGCGTAAAGCGCCCAGCGATGCGCCCAGAGCAGTTCGGCCCAGGCGGTATGGGGCCCGCGGATGATGAAGCAGACGTTGTCCACGAAGCCGTCGTTGTCCGCGTCGATGTTCAAGCTGGCCGGGACCTGCGAGGATATTGCATTGAGGGCGTTGGCCAGCAGGATGTGTTCTCTGTCCGTGCGCTGGTAATCCCGATAGCCCTGGGGATTGGTGACGGCGTTGTAGGGCATGTAATATGCCCGCGGATGGCTGTCCGTATAGGAAAGATTGACCTCTGGGGCGCAGACCGGATAGTGGTGGGAAACGTAATCCAGCTGGTCGTAGCTCACCTGGTGGAAATAGTTGCGCAGTGAATATTCGTCCGCGCCCACGGAGTTGAATTTGGCGTCGTATTCCCCGCGGGAAACCTCAAACTCCGTCTGGTCGCTGAATTTGATATAGACCACGAGGTTGTTGACCGTTCCCAGGTTTGGCCCGCGCGAGCCGCTCCGGGCATGGGAAGTCATGAAATCCACCTTCGCCTGGTATGCCGCCGGGGAAATGTTGATCCCGGGAACCAGGCCCAGAGCGCGGGGATCATGTGCATCGACCCGCCAGGCCGAGGGAACCGGTTCTCCGCCAGCCAAAACGGCATAATAGTAGTATCCGTCCGCGGAGCTTTGCATGATGGAAAAACCCTCCGCGTCGTGCAGCCGGTTGGCAAATTCGTCTCCCGAAGCCAGCAACGCCAGGACGGATCCGTCGGGCTGCTCCACCGCGGTGGGCAGATTTATGAAATTGGCCGCGCAGAGGAACAACGGCGGCAGGAATAAAAGCGTCATCCAAAATTGTTTCATCTTACCTCACTCAAGCTTGTTCGTGCAATTTTTGCTCCGCTTGGCCGATCCTAAACCAGGGCCAGCCAAAACATCGCGATGGCCAGGGCCACGATCAGGATCATCACCCAGATCCAGCCTGTCTTCCGGACCTTCCCGCAACTGGGGCAGCGGGTTGCCCTTTTTTCCACCAGGGATCCGCATCTGCGGCAGATGTCCCAGACCGGGGCCTGCTCCAATGGGGGTTCGGGGCGGTTCTGATCCGGGCCGGGACGGTTCGGATCCTGACCGGGCCGGGGAATTTCGCGTCGGCTGGATTCCCCTCCCGTGCGGGGAACGCTTTTCAAGATCCTGCTGATGATCATGACCACCACAAATATGATTATAAACCTGGACATCGCTACTCCATATGCTAAAGTTCTTTGCCAAACAATTCTGCCCCTGCCATATCTGTCAATCTTTAAGTGCGCGGGAACCATCAGGGCGGCCTCAAGACCCAGCGCAAGCTTGGCCGAACGTGGATA encodes the following:
- a CDS encoding ABC transporter ATP-binding protein, whose protein sequence is MIRISGLSHCINSMPVLEDINLELTDGEFVAIIGPNGAGKSTLIKLILGFLPLQGGTIQIDGIPHLDWLKKNPIGYLPQREDFDRRFPARALDLVLMGLAGELPVGARFRPQHRKRALQALETTQTAYLAGKFIGCLSGGELRRVFLARALVSDSKYLILDEPEASVDLPGVQSFFTLLRELNKAGKTIITISHDLNTLTDYCSFLVCLNRRLHCHSQTELVNAEIIHKTFGQDVRVIMKDY
- a CDS encoding metal ABC transporter permease, whose product is MLYAFLVHALLAAVLSSVSLALFSPFVTLRRISYMGEALSHIAFAGIAIALLFSLNLQLTTLLFVVAVSLAISWLARRHKLEEANTITIFLSVSMALGIILISLKQSYSFDLASYLFGNVLMVTISDLWHLGILLVVNLAFIFLLYKELFYLSYNAEMAQFYRLPANMVNRLFMILLAANIVITLRSAGIILVSAQLILPAATAFNLVKRLDHAVLASALIAILAAVGGFALSWWLNLPTGANIVVLEFLFYLISLALSKTILAKSVA
- a CDS encoding DUF2156 domain-containing protein; this translates as MLNLKSLGPADIPILREYLVKHPRQACDYSICNLMTWGRIYNNQYAIWRDHLILVNPKYDYVFYPVGPGLSSAELLELIDIYRSTGPEAELILIPEDWETTNPDLGDYFQIEHIRDWDDYVYAVESMVNLSGKKLAKKKNLISQFVRNYPDYTVLPITPAKLDVIRRFTQKWQRERNVEGIYLNTEFQAICNTLELWDQIPVDGLLICHHNLISAYAIFSEITTDMVNIHFEKFDPDMKGSAQIINWETARRLRGRYKWINREQDMGLEGLRQAKSSYAPDFMVKFIVGRPL
- a CDS encoding GNAT family N-acetyltransferase; its protein translation is MPDIKISIVKEANPEAILALYRHPGWWQTDENPEYLATVAKIMADTYCFVIAEDKEEIVGMGRAISDGVSDAYIQDVVVHSDYRGRGIGKAIIGKLLEKLKADQIQWIGLISEPGYERFYESLGFARMEGYTPFLLKQD
- a CDS encoding M6 family metalloprotease domain-containing protein is translated as MKQFWMTLLFLPPLFLCAANFINLPTAVEQPDGSVLALLASGDEFANRLHDAEGFSIMQSSADGYYYYAVLAGGEPVPSAWRVDAHDPRALGLVPGINISPAAYQAKVDFMTSHARSGSRGPNLGTVNNLVVYIKFSDQTEFEVSRGEYDAKFNSVGADEYSLRNYFHQVSYDQLDYVSHHYPVCAPEVNLSYTDSHPRAYYMPYNAVTNPQGYRDYQRTDREHILLANALNAISSQVPASLNIDADNDGFVDNVCFIIRGPHTAWAELLWAHRWALYAQDVYINGKMVWDFTFQPENQNSVRTLCHEMFHSVGAPDLYHYNFDGLTPAGCWDIMESGNGHMGMHMKARYGGWISPIPTISEGFHTLSPVTSATNNAYRVPLSGTEYLVLEYRKQDSDIFEAGLPGSGLLIHRINEAQNGNAQGPPDEVYVFRPQGGPANNGLIAQAAFSLDSSRTEFNQFSDPNCFLGSGNPIPVNIHSISEAGGTISFILGQSSGPLPPQIGNLSPADGEILTPGEHQISAEITAPGDVIVSVEFSLDGMILGLLYSSPYVLDIPDGFLTPGHHEIKVRATTGSGLSSVRQARVRMVDPQQPTWFNWLSDAPVHSEFGRGAVPIKAAVDFNLGAEDFNLKKVAFMLSADPWGFPAVPGLVNIKVNRFAEGAITSQTLLDIGDVMCDLGQWFELDVDSDVVLNGQIAVILDLFEYQIIHFDTNGVCGHSWLTEPDRPWTDALGRGVVGAAVIEVQLQSPYVSNPEDTVPAAISGLKQYPNPFSAKTTLSFELRSAQPVRISIYNLRGQKVAELIDSNLPAGSHSLEWDGRNRSGREAGAGIYLCRLKAGAETFYRRMAIVK